The Candidatus Krumholzibacteriia bacterium genome includes a window with the following:
- a CDS encoding GYD domain-containing protein yields MPTFIRLASLTEQGIKNIHHFKDMVAEAREIMDKHGVRLLQGWATLGDYDVVAVIEAPDAKTAAQVSALIASRGNFRAKTLSAVAISELTEAIRGEP; encoded by the coding sequence ATGCCCACCTTCATCCGGCTCGCCTCCCTGACCGAGCAAGGCATCAAGAACATCCATCATTTCAAGGACATGGTTGCGGAGGCCCGGGAGATCATGGACAAGCACGGCGTGCGGCTCCTGCAAGGTTGGGCGACACTGGGTGACTACGATGTTGTCGCTGTCATCGAAGCGCCGGACGCGAAGACCGCAGCGCAGGTGAGCGCTCTCATCGCCTCCCGGGGGAACTTCCGCGCCAAGACGCTGTCGGCGGTGGCGATCTCTGAGCTCACCGAGGCGATCCGCGGCGAGCCTTGA
- a CDS encoding MFS transporter: protein MPEQEALQQRKDRWGLRRLFGAAFLADFQLYLVYTAMPFKALQLGAGPFTLGAMAALSTGSYAVLVGLCGRWSDRLPRLQLARLSSLGIILGCIGMTVAPDLRWMLLVAPCIGGSMSPFWPSVQAHLADRTAAAQLERQLGRFNLSWTLGKASGFLVGGTVVAAFGSAVTFTLASCIAFVIFFLLPVEPRPSLLRGSVPAESGATEAVPAPATAGTKAAQLEVDPRASLFRPLAWVANGTAFGVGATLNHHYPRLIREFGWSPHVFGLFLGLVYMTQALVFIALTLRPERWRYRRAPLFAPQILMLFAMVSLPLASLPRVLASALVFGVALGSCYTASLYYSLHAPAARGRYAGVHEGLIGLGSMAIPFLGGLLARLLHGLWVPYVVAGAAVALSLVVQECLFRWAARRRPG from the coding sequence ATGCCCGAGCAGGAGGCACTGCAGCAGCGTAAGGATCGCTGGGGTCTGCGACGGCTGTTCGGTGCCGCTTTCCTCGCCGACTTTCAGCTCTATCTCGTCTACACAGCCATGCCTTTCAAGGCCCTGCAGCTCGGTGCAGGGCCTTTCACTTTGGGGGCGATGGCCGCGCTCTCCACCGGGTCCTATGCGGTCCTCGTCGGCCTCTGCGGCCGCTGGAGCGACCGCCTACCCCGCCTGCAGCTGGCGCGCCTCTCCAGCCTCGGCATCATCCTCGGCTGCATCGGCATGACCGTCGCCCCCGACCTGCGCTGGATGCTGCTCGTCGCGCCCTGCATCGGCGGCAGCATGTCGCCCTTTTGGCCGAGCGTGCAGGCCCACCTCGCCGACCGCACGGCGGCGGCGCAGCTGGAGCGCCAGCTAGGGCGCTTCAACCTCTCCTGGACTCTGGGAAAGGCGAGCGGTTTTCTCGTCGGCGGCACGGTGGTAGCGGCGTTCGGCAGCGCGGTGACCTTTACACTCGCGAGCTGCATCGCCTTCGTCATCTTCTTCCTCTTGCCCGTCGAACCGCGTCCATCGCTCCTCAGGGGATCCGTCCCGGCGGAATCCGGCGCCACGGAAGCCGTCCCGGCTCCAGCGACCGCCGGCACGAAGGCGGCGCAGCTCGAGGTCGATCCCCGTGCCTCCTTGTTCCGGCCCCTCGCCTGGGTGGCGAACGGCACCGCTTTCGGCGTCGGGGCGACGCTCAATCACCATTATCCTCGCCTCATCCGCGAGTTCGGTTGGAGCCCCCACGTCTTCGGCCTCTTCCTCGGCCTCGTCTACATGACGCAGGCGCTCGTCTTCATCGCGCTCACGCTGCGCCCCGAGCGCTGGCGCTACCGTCGCGCCCCACTCTTCGCGCCACAGATCCTCATGCTCTTCGCCATGGTTTCGCTGCCGCTGGCCAGCTTGCCCCGCGTCTTGGCCTCGGCTCTCGTCTTTGGTGTGGCCCTCGGCAGCTGCTACACCGCGAGCCTCTACTACAGCCTGCACGCCCCGGCGGCGCGCGGCCGCTATGCCGGCGTCCACGAAGGCCTCATCGGCCTCGGCTCCATGGCGATTCCGTTCCTCGGCGGACTGCTGGCGCGCCTCCTTCACGGCTTGTGGGTTCCGTACGTCGTGGCGGGAGCCGCGGTGGCACTGTCGCTCGTGGTTCAGGAGTGTCTCTTCCGCTGGGCGGCGCGCCGGAGACCGGGGTAA
- a CDS encoding ABC transporter ATP-binding protein, with protein MLEAIDLVKRFGAVEALRGVSFRVEPGEILGYLGPNGAGKSTTVKLFTGLQRPSGGTARVGGFDIVQQPLQAKRLLGLVPETGALFEALTPLEYLRFVGGLYELEPKPCERRARELLEYLVLDPGAWNRRMTGFSKGMKQRVVIAAAVLHAPQVMLFDEPLNGLDVEATVRVKALIADAAARGATILYCSHLLDVVERICSRIVILAAGRIQVDGKLSEILARFPGATLETVFQRLTGAAPELAPAARQEGSP; from the coding sequence TTGCTCGAGGCGATCGACTTGGTCAAACGCTTCGGTGCGGTGGAAGCCCTGCGCGGCGTCAGCTTCCGGGTCGAGCCCGGGGAGATCCTCGGCTACCTCGGACCCAATGGCGCCGGCAAGTCCACCACGGTCAAGCTCTTCACCGGTCTGCAGCGCCCGAGCGGCGGCACGGCGCGGGTGGGGGGCTTCGACATCGTCCAGCAACCCCTGCAGGCGAAGCGCCTTCTCGGTCTCGTCCCCGAGACCGGCGCCCTCTTCGAGGCGCTCACTCCGCTCGAGTATCTCCGCTTCGTCGGCGGGCTCTACGAACTCGAACCGAAGCCGTGCGAGCGCCGCGCCCGGGAGCTGCTCGAATACCTGGTTCTCGACCCCGGGGCCTGGAACCGGCGCATGACCGGTTTCAGCAAGGGGATGAAACAGCGCGTCGTCATCGCCGCGGCGGTGCTGCACGCACCGCAGGTCATGCTCTTCGACGAGCCGCTCAACGGTCTCGACGTCGAGGCGACGGTGCGGGTCAAGGCCTTGATCGCCGACGCCGCGGCGCGGGGCGCTACCATTCTCTACTGCTCCCATCTCCTCGACGTGGTGGAACGCATCTGTTCCCGCATCGTCATCCTGGCCGCGGGACGAATCCAGGTAGACGGAAAACTGAGCGAGATCCTGGCGCGCTTTCCCGGCGCCACCCTGGAGACGGTTTTCCAGCGCCTCACCGGCGCCGCCCCGGAGCTGGCGCCGGCCGCGCGCCAGGAAGGCAGCCCGTGA
- a CDS encoding isocitrate/isopropylmalate family dehydrogenase: protein MPKTTVVTMPGDGIGKVVLPEALRVLAAVGFDARYVHADIGWDFWVREGNALPQRTIDALAEHKLGLFGAITSKPKKAADAELSPALRGKGLVYYSPIVSMRQHFDLDLCIRPCQTFPGNPLNFVRKNLDGGFEEPAVNTIIFRQNTECLYVGVEWTDPPQAVRTAFETHPRMLAFKDVPGADLAISTRIFTRPACRRIARAAFEYAARGGYRSVTVCEKPNVVRETSGMMEEEAKRVSADFPGIELWSTNIDAQMMWLTKNPEDYGVIVSGNMFGDIVSDGFAGLVGGLGFAASGNIGREVAVFEPTHGSAPKYEKLDPPIVNPIAMILAACMLLEHIGATSQAQRIRAAVAKVVREGRVRTYDMLRLAGGPGVIAQGAATTTQMTDAILAALR from the coding sequence ATGCCCAAGACCACCGTGGTGACGATGCCTGGCGATGGAATCGGGAAGGTCGTGCTCCCTGAGGCGCTGCGCGTCCTCGCGGCCGTCGGCTTCGACGCCCGCTACGTCCACGCCGACATCGGCTGGGATTTCTGGGTGCGCGAGGGCAATGCCCTGCCGCAGCGCACCATCGACGCCCTCGCCGAGCACAAGCTGGGGCTCTTCGGCGCCATCACCTCGAAGCCGAAGAAGGCCGCCGACGCCGAGCTCTCCCCGGCGTTGCGCGGCAAGGGCCTCGTCTACTACAGCCCCATCGTCTCCATGCGCCAGCACTTCGATCTCGATCTCTGCATCCGCCCTTGCCAGACCTTCCCGGGCAACCCGCTCAACTTCGTGCGCAAGAACCTGGACGGCGGCTTCGAGGAACCAGCGGTGAACACCATCATCTTCCGCCAGAACACCGAGTGCCTCTACGTGGGCGTGGAGTGGACCGACCCGCCCCAGGCGGTGCGCACCGCCTTCGAGACCCACCCGCGCATGCTGGCCTTCAAGGACGTGCCCGGCGCCGATCTGGCGATCTCGACGCGCATCTTCACCCGCCCGGCCTGCCGGCGCATCGCCCGCGCCGCCTTCGAGTACGCTGCCCGCGGCGGCTACCGCTCGGTCACCGTGTGCGAGAAACCCAATGTGGTGCGCGAGACTTCCGGGATGATGGAGGAAGAAGCCAAGCGCGTGAGCGCCGACTTCCCCGGCATCGAGCTCTGGTCCACGAACATCGACGCCCAGATGATGTGGTTGACGAAGAACCCCGAGGACTATGGCGTCATCGTCTCGGGCAATATGTTCGGCGACATCGTTTCCGACGGTTTCGCCGGTCTGGTGGGCGGCCTGGGCTTCGCCGCCAGCGGCAACATCGGGCGGGAGGTGGCGGTCTTCGAGCCCACCCACGGCTCGGCGCCGAAGTACGAGAAGCTGGATCCCCCCATCGTCAACCCCATCGCCATGATCCTGGCGGCCTGCATGCTGCTCGAGCACATCGGCGCCACCAGCCAGGCGCAGCGCATCCGCGCCGCCGTCGCCAAGGTGGTGCGCGAGGGCCGCGTGCGTACCTACGATATGCTCCGCCTGGCCGGCGGCCCGGGCGTCATCGCCCAGGGCGCCGCCACCACGACGCAAATGACCGACGCCATTCTCGCCGCCCTGCGCTGA